A stretch of Desulfobacter hydrogenophilus DNA encodes these proteins:
- a CDS encoding LysR family transcriptional regulator: MAHMIPIDLDINMLRCFKAVAETGSFTKAGNNIGLTQAGVSTKIRRLEERLDAKVFNRTSKKLSLTHEGEILLTHAQRILSAHDEAVSQLTTPKAFGLLRVGLIDYVLPELLPGILSQFRKRYPNISLEVQMDLGTGLIPAFEKGDLDLVVAGKDLYQGSCRVLIQEPLVWATGQGAEFDMHETLPLIALPSPCHFRKIATEALEQKNRKWKIGFTVTSISSVQTAVQAGLGLSVLPIGALKEGLNKAPSKLELPELPMFSIAIFADEQKKNNARDVFISYLEAEVGKQKSCR; encoded by the coding sequence ATGGCTCACATGATACCCATTGATCTGGACATAAACATGCTGCGTTGTTTTAAGGCGGTTGCCGAAACCGGAAGTTTTACCAAGGCTGGAAATAACATCGGCCTGACCCAGGCAGGCGTCAGTACAAAAATTCGCCGACTGGAAGAACGCCTGGATGCAAAGGTTTTCAACAGAACAAGTAAAAAACTGTCCCTGACCCATGAGGGGGAAATCTTGCTGACCCATGCACAGCGGATTTTATCGGCCCATGACGAAGCTGTCAGCCAGTTGACGACACCTAAAGCCTTCGGTCTCCTTCGTGTTGGACTGATTGATTATGTCTTGCCCGAACTATTGCCGGGAATCCTCAGCCAATTCAGAAAACGATATCCGAATATTTCTCTTGAAGTTCAAATGGATTTGGGGACAGGACTTATTCCTGCCTTTGAAAAAGGAGATCTGGATCTGGTGGTTGCCGGAAAGGATCTATACCAGGGAAGCTGCCGGGTGCTTATCCAGGAACCATTAGTCTGGGCAACAGGGCAAGGTGCAGAATTTGATATGCATGAAACATTGCCTCTTATAGCACTGCCTTCACCCTGTCATTTTAGAAAAATTGCCACCGAAGCTCTTGAACAAAAAAACCGAAAATGGAAAATTGGTTTCACAGTGACATCCATTTCAAGCGTTCAGACTGCGGTACAGGCAGGACTGGGGTTGTCCGTTCTACCCATAGGAGCATTAAAAGAAGGCTTAAACAAAGCGCCGTCCAAGCTGGAATTGCCTGAGCTGCCAATGTTTTCCATCGCAATTTTTGCAGATGAGCAGAAAAAAAATAACGCCAGAGATGTTTTTATCAGTTACCTGGAAGCGGAAGTCGGTAAACAAAAAAGCTGCCGGTAA